A region from the Volucribacter amazonae genome encodes:
- a CDS encoding Rha family transcriptional regulator encodes MTLQKIENFEQFLKVNEKQRIVTTSRHIATVFGKRHDNIIRDIKALIIEQDCGEFALLNFEETTYIDEWGRKQPMYQMTKNGFLLLVMGYRTKKAMKFKVEFIKAFDLMREKLQQEGYSLIHKYNALCLEHKAEQKFASLCGQGLNQWKEKKPLLEATLKVFENKMQIELPLLTNQ; translated from the coding sequence ATGACACTGCAAAAAATAGAAAACTTTGAACAATTTCTAAAGGTTAATGAGAAACAACGTATCGTTACCACATCTCGTCATATCGCAACAGTATTTGGTAAACGGCACGATAATATTATTCGTGATATTAAAGCTCTCATTATTGAACAAGATTGTGGAGAATTTGCTCTCCTCAATTTTGAGGAGACCACCTATATTGATGAATGGGGACGAAAACAACCAATGTATCAAATGACTAAAAATGGTTTTTTACTCTTAGTGATGGGTTATAGAACAAAAAAAGCAATGAAATTTAAAGTGGAATTTATCAAAGCATTTGATCTCATGCGTGAAAAATTACAACAAGAAGGTTATAGCTTAATACATAAATATAATGCGTTATGTCTTGAACATAAAGCCGAACAGAAATTTGCTAGTCTTTGTGGACAAGGGCTAAATCAATGGAAAGAGAAAAAGCCATTACTTGAAGCAACACTAAAAGTATTTGAAAACAAAATGCAAA